One stretch of Aquimarina sp. Aq107 DNA includes these proteins:
- a CDS encoding DUF3575 domain-containing protein produces MRKIVLILTFMVSLLRTGYSQETITSNQDKIASANYKNSIRLLPLSALYGEINFEYERILKNNFSLLLQAYGDFSNTDVVSNGTLVPESNITAYEIGLEIGGRYYFSKRKNAPKGWFIGAGIIGGYKEVDYNASIFNPRDYNTVMIGGSIKGGYQWVFKSGFTIGAANRIQYTQELSGPMNTYIDVLPEISIGYSW; encoded by the coding sequence ATGAGAAAAATAGTTTTAATCTTAACCTTTATGGTTTCATTACTACGTACTGGATACTCACAAGAAACGATTACGAGTAATCAAGATAAAATCGCAAGCGCTAATTATAAAAATAGTATCCGTTTACTTCCTCTATCAGCTTTATATGGAGAGATCAATTTTGAATATGAACGCATCCTAAAAAATAATTTCTCTCTATTGTTACAAGCATACGGAGATTTTTCAAATACTGATGTTGTATCAAATGGTACTCTAGTTCCGGAAAGTAATATCACAGCGTACGAGATAGGATTAGAAATTGGAGGTAGGTATTATTTTTCAAAACGTAAAAATGCTCCAAAAGGTTGGTTTATTGGTGCCGGAATCATTGGTGGATATAAGGAAGTAGATTATAATGCATCTATATTTAACCCTAGAGATTATAACACGGTTATGATTGGAGGTTCTATAAAAGGAGGCTATCAATGGGTTTTTAAATCTGGATTTACTATTGGCGCGGCCAATCGCATTCAATATACGCAGGAACTTTCAGGACCAATGAATACATATATAGATGTTTTGCCAGAAATATCTATAGGTTATTCTTGGTAA
- a CDS encoding RNA polymerase sigma factor: MPENVISVCDEKVYEQLYREHAEKICYYLYYKYGDMEKAQDIVQDSFAKLWTNCSKIIFGAAKSFLYKIANNASINDYKHQKTVLKYKSTEQKTYTNESPEFQMEEKEFMHRLNSAIGGLKDGQREVFLLNRIEKKTYKEIAEMLDISVKAVEKRMHLALVVLRKKIGNV; this comes from the coding sequence ATGCCTGAAAATGTAATTAGCGTATGTGATGAGAAAGTATACGAACAACTGTATAGAGAACACGCAGAAAAAATATGCTACTATCTATATTATAAATATGGTGATATGGAAAAAGCTCAAGATATTGTACAGGATAGTTTTGCAAAACTTTGGACTAATTGCTCTAAAATTATTTTTGGAGCGGCTAAAAGTTTTCTATACAAAATAGCTAATAATGCTTCGATCAACGATTATAAGCATCAAAAAACCGTACTAAAATATAAATCAACTGAACAAAAAACCTACACCAATGAATCTCCAGAGTTTCAGATGGAAGAAAAGGAGTTCATGCACCGTTTAAATTCTGCTATTGGAGGATTAAAAGATGGACAACGAGAGGTTTTTCTTTTAAATCGGATTGAAAAGAAAACATATAAGGAAATTGCAGAAATGCTTGACATTTCTGTAAAAGCTGTAGAAAAAAGAATGCATTTAGCATTAGTAGTTTTAAGAAAAAAAATAGGTAACGTATAA
- a CDS encoding slipin family protein, with translation MKRVRINAGKVGLVFRKGDYNRVITQGIHWLRFNERVIQYDLSKPFAAPIALELLLKDTVLEDMLHLIEVKDNQIVLVYENGNFKSVFSAGRYTLWKGLYEYEFTTVDLSKIYITEKIDKSLFSNYALNKYIRVFEVAAYEKAVLIVDDVYAKTLGSGTYRFWRNDTTIKIAKADLRQLQLEIAGQELLTKDKAAIRINFYIQYKVVDIEKALLDNKEYEKQLYIAMQLALRAFVGNYTLDELLERKDSMAEAILETTKNQTNKLGVRVLNCGIRDIILTGEMKEIMNQVLVAQKRAQANIITRREETASTRSLLNTAKLMEDNEMLYKLKEMEYVEKIADKIGEITLSGNGGMVKQLKDIFSVNR, from the coding sequence ATGAAAAGAGTAAGAATCAATGCTGGCAAAGTAGGCTTGGTTTTCAGAAAAGGAGATTACAATCGTGTTATAACACAAGGAATCCATTGGTTAAGATTTAATGAGCGTGTTATTCAGTATGATTTATCTAAACCCTTTGCAGCTCCAATAGCACTGGAACTCTTATTAAAAGATACAGTGTTGGAAGATATGTTACACCTAATTGAGGTAAAGGATAATCAAATTGTATTGGTTTATGAGAATGGTAACTTTAAAAGTGTATTTTCTGCAGGTAGATACACACTTTGGAAAGGATTGTACGAATATGAGTTTACAACAGTAGATCTTAGTAAAATCTATATTACCGAGAAAATTGATAAATCTTTATTCAGCAATTACGCACTTAATAAATACATCCGAGTTTTTGAAGTTGCCGCGTATGAAAAAGCTGTACTCATTGTAGATGATGTATACGCTAAAACTTTAGGTAGTGGCACATATCGTTTCTGGAGAAATGATACAACTATCAAGATCGCTAAGGCAGATCTGCGTCAGCTACAGTTAGAAATAGCTGGTCAAGAATTATTGACAAAAGATAAAGCTGCAATTCGTATCAATTTCTACATACAATATAAAGTTGTAGATATTGAAAAAGCATTGCTTGATAATAAAGAATACGAAAAACAATTATACATCGCGATGCAATTAGCTCTTAGAGCTTTCGTAGGGAATTACACCTTAGATGAACTTTTGGAACGTAAAGATAGTATGGCAGAAGCTATATTGGAAACTACCAAAAATCAAACAAACAAACTAGGTGTAAGAGTATTGAATTGTGGTATTAGGGATATAATCTTAACTGGCGAAATGAAAGAAATCATGAACCAGGTACTAGTAGCACAAAAGAGAGCTCAGGCTAATATCATTACTAGACGTGAGGAAACAGCATCTACTAGAAGTTTACTGAATACAGCAAAACTAATGGAAGATAACGAAATGCTCTACAAATTAAAAGAAATGGAATATGTAGAGAAAATCGCTGATAAAATAGGTGAAATAACTCTATCCGGTAATGGTGGAATGGTAAAACAATTGAAAGACATATTCTCTGTGAATAGGTAG
- a CDS encoding TonB-dependent receptor plug domain-containing protein: MRLFKLTTLFIFFSITIGYSQEVKLPVTNEKQLLTDILKAFENQLKFNFSYDVTAIKNISLELQKANLSIISLKEIIAQKTSYELQKVSETDFILVKNKKVIDVCAIVVDAISLFELPQADIHLNKKTIGLTENNGVFKLQLHPSDSISISYFGYKNKTITISELTNNSCDTIRLQPEIQSLGQVLVKEYLTGGIQKNQDASVNISTKKLRILPGLVEPDVLQSLQLLPGINSPTEDPAGLYIRGGTPGQNLVLWDGIKMYHNGHFFNQISTFNPFITKNVQVYRGGTSVRYGDRISGVVVVESDDDVIEEIKTGGGINLTHGDLYLKMPISKNAGILLAGRRSTTDVYQNIAYNNLVRKVFQNTRATIPDVGDEVTSEEESREDDISFSDVNFKLVWHPDSTSTIKFSSILAENRLDNKKNIIIDNKRNETQDVLKLRNIGASINWDKNYNNSISQNANFYFSSYDQRYSFILNKIDDNIDESTNIENAVKDIGFEYSVRFPLVNNHSLHTGYQFSYNESSYKALFDTGFGDDPNTLDGNGTNHTLYSEYQYKTPKTYLNLGFRASQLSNVKDFFIEPRMFASYELFKNFTINTSAELKNQQLNNYLTYISTEDGRLSTLPVSDNVWILSNNSSSNNPDTPRIRVLKSMQFTVGGLYTYDGWNFDLEGYYKKITDVSSLSDLILDIATQDDVETDIFYGEEERIGFDLLIKKRINNYRFWAGYSLSKTITSFPLVQNTYYNGNFDQRHVFNLSQTLTLNKFEIALGWNYATGRPYTKIVADSAAIFGGTIDPNGINSSRFRDYHRLDASAVYRFKLDKEKDWNGMIGVSIRNLYNRKNIIGQSYSEFTDVNFNRTLETSQNESLRFTPDIVLRFNF; this comes from the coding sequence GTGAGATTATTTAAACTAACTACATTATTTATATTTTTCTCTATCACTATTGGTTATTCACAAGAAGTGAAATTACCCGTAACAAATGAAAAACAACTTCTAACGGACATACTAAAAGCCTTTGAGAACCAACTTAAATTCAATTTTTCCTACGATGTTACGGCTATCAAAAATATATCTTTAGAACTCCAAAAAGCGAATCTATCTATAATATCGCTTAAAGAAATAATAGCCCAAAAAACTTCTTATGAATTACAAAAAGTAAGTGAGACAGATTTCATTTTAGTAAAAAACAAAAAAGTTATAGATGTTTGTGCTATAGTTGTAGATGCTATCTCTCTATTTGAACTTCCACAGGCAGATATTCACCTAAATAAAAAAACTATTGGTCTTACCGAGAATAATGGTGTTTTTAAGTTACAACTTCACCCTTCTGACTCCATTAGTATATCTTACTTTGGTTATAAAAACAAAACAATTACTATTTCAGAATTGACTAATAATTCTTGTGATACTATTAGATTACAACCAGAAATTCAGAGCCTAGGACAGGTTTTAGTAAAAGAATACCTTACTGGTGGTATCCAAAAAAATCAGGATGCGTCGGTAAATATATCTACAAAAAAACTTCGTATTCTTCCTGGACTTGTAGAACCAGATGTTTTACAAAGTTTGCAGCTACTTCCAGGTATTAATAGTCCCACAGAAGATCCGGCTGGATTATATATTCGTGGAGGAACACCTGGACAAAATTTAGTGCTTTGGGATGGAATTAAGATGTATCATAACGGTCATTTTTTTAACCAAATTTCTACTTTTAACCCTTTTATTACTAAAAATGTACAAGTATACAGAGGTGGAACCAGTGTTCGCTATGGAGATAGAATATCAGGAGTAGTCGTTGTAGAATCTGATGATGATGTGATAGAAGAAATAAAAACTGGTGGTGGTATTAATTTAACGCACGGAGATCTTTATTTAAAAATGCCTATCTCTAAAAATGCTGGTATCTTATTAGCAGGAAGAAGGTCTACAACAGATGTTTACCAAAATATTGCTTATAACAATCTGGTAAGAAAAGTTTTTCAAAATACTAGAGCAACAATTCCTGATGTAGGTGACGAGGTTACCTCGGAAGAAGAATCTAGAGAAGATGATATTTCATTTTCTGATGTTAATTTCAAACTCGTTTGGCATCCGGACAGTACCTCTACAATAAAGTTCAGTTCTATTCTTGCCGAAAATCGACTTGACAATAAAAAAAACATCATTATTGATAATAAACGAAATGAAACTCAGGATGTTCTAAAGCTAAGGAATATTGGTGCGAGCATAAATTGGGATAAAAATTATAATAATTCTATATCCCAAAATGCCAATTTTTACTTCTCATCCTATGATCAAAGGTATTCCTTTATATTAAATAAAATAGATGATAATATAGACGAAAGTACCAATATAGAAAATGCTGTAAAAGATATAGGGTTTGAATATTCTGTTCGGTTTCCTTTAGTTAATAATCATTCCCTTCATACGGGATATCAATTTTCGTATAATGAATCAAGTTATAAAGCATTATTCGATACAGGTTTTGGAGATGACCCAAACACTTTAGATGGCAATGGGACCAATCATACACTATACTCAGAATATCAATACAAAACACCTAAAACCTATCTTAATTTAGGGTTTCGAGCATCTCAATTAAGTAATGTAAAAGATTTTTTCATCGAGCCTCGTATGTTTGCTTCTTATGAGTTGTTTAAAAATTTCACTATAAATACTTCTGCTGAATTAAAGAATCAGCAACTTAATAATTACTTAACTTATATTAGTACTGAAGATGGGAGACTATCTACATTACCAGTTTCTGATAATGTTTGGATTCTTTCTAATAATTCTTCAAGTAATAATCCAGATACTCCTAGAATTAGAGTTTTAAAGAGTATGCAATTTACGGTTGGAGGCTTATACACATACGATGGCTGGAATTTTGATTTAGAGGGTTACTACAAAAAAATAACTGATGTTTCTTCTCTTAGTGATCTTATATTAGATATAGCTACCCAAGATGATGTTGAAACTGATATATTTTATGGAGAAGAAGAACGAATAGGTTTTGATTTGTTAATTAAAAAAAGAATCAACAATTATAGGTTTTGGGCTGGATATTCGCTGAGTAAAACAATAACTTCGTTTCCATTAGTTCAAAACACCTACTACAATGGGAATTTTGATCAACGACATGTTTTTAATCTATCCCAAACACTAACTCTAAATAAGTTTGAAATTGCACTTGGTTGGAACTACGCTACTGGAAGACCATACACAAAAATTGTGGCAGATAGTGCTGCGATATTTGGAGGTACTATAGATCCAAATGGCATTAATTCTAGTAGATTTAGAGATTATCATCGATTAGATGCTTCTGCAGTTTATCGCTTTAAATTAGATAAAGAAAAGGATTGGAATGGTATGATAGGTGTTTCTATTAGGAACCTCTACAATAGAAAAAATATAATCGGACAAAGTTACAGTGAGTTTACAGACGTTAATTTTAATAGAACCTTAGAAACTTCCCAAAATGAATCTTTACGTTTTACACCGGATATTGTATTACGATTCAATTTTTAG
- a CDS encoding DUF6331 family protein produces the protein MSTKKISKVIDIDQFLENNKEFWRDLETYCVAECCGIDAFDFSKEHIEKTISFYNSKDVLSNIDETILFINTNPLKLMSSSILNHCASKEKFIELFKNIKQVLLGVSV, from the coding sequence ATGAGTACTAAAAAAATATCTAAAGTTATTGATATAGATCAATTCTTAGAAAACAATAAAGAATTTTGGAGAGATTTAGAAACATACTGTGTTGCTGAATGCTGTGGAATTGATGCTTTTGATTTTTCAAAAGAACATATAGAAAAAACTATTTCTTTTTATAATTCTAAAGACGTCCTATCCAATATAGATGAGACCATTTTATTTATAAATACAAATCCCTTAAAGCTTATGAGTAGTTCAATTTTGAACCATTGCGCTTCAAAAGAAAAATTTATTGAACTCTTTAAAAATATCAAGCAAGTCTTGTTGGGTGTTTCTGTATAG
- a CDS encoding bile acid:sodium symporter family protein, translated as MDNISTIVLAASLFIIMLGMGLSLVIDDFKRILIYPKAILVGLANQLIVLPLVGFLLASVLSLKPEIAIGIMILAACPGGATSNLISHLAKGDIALSVTLTAFSSLITIITIPFIVNFSLLYFLSEDQTIQLNVIETIIQILVIIIIPVAIGMIIRKYNESFALKMAKPVKIASALVLALVIVGILIKEKDNFIFYFKEAGLVALLLNILTMAIGYYSAKLFRVHQKGAISIGIESGIQNGTLAITVAIAILHNTSFAIAPAVYSLLMFFTGGIAIFFGIRNSKK; from the coding sequence ATGGATAATATATCGACCATTGTTTTAGCTGCATCCTTATTTATTATAATGTTAGGTATGGGGTTATCTCTTGTTATAGATGATTTTAAGAGAATACTTATTTATCCTAAAGCAATTTTGGTTGGTTTAGCGAATCAGCTTATAGTCTTACCACTTGTAGGTTTTCTGTTAGCATCTGTGCTATCGCTAAAACCGGAAATAGCTATTGGAATTATGATATTAGCAGCCTGTCCAGGTGGAGCGACTTCTAATTTGATTTCTCATTTAGCTAAAGGAGACATTGCATTATCTGTAACGCTTACAGCATTTAGTAGTTTGATAACGATAATTACGATACCGTTCATAGTTAATTTTTCGTTACTTTACTTTTTATCAGAGGATCAAACTATTCAATTAAATGTAATTGAAACTATTATTCAGATTTTAGTTATAATTATTATACCTGTTGCTATTGGCATGATCATAAGAAAGTATAATGAGTCTTTTGCATTAAAGATGGCTAAACCGGTAAAAATAGCTTCAGCATTGGTACTTGCTTTAGTTATTGTTGGTATTCTTATTAAAGAGAAAGACAATTTCATTTTTTATTTTAAAGAAGCTGGTCTTGTCGCTTTATTATTGAATATTTTGACAATGGCTATTGGTTATTATTCTGCAAAGCTATTTCGTGTTCATCAAAAAGGCGCCATATCTATCGGAATAGAATCTGGTATTCAAAATGGTACTTTGGCGATAACCGTTGCAATTGCTATACTTCATAATACTTCTTTTGCAATTGCTCCAGCCGTATATAGTCTGTTAATGTTTTTTACAGGTGGGATCGCAATATTTTTTGGTATTCGAAATAGTAAAAAATAA
- a CDS encoding TonB-dependent receptor plug domain-containing protein → MRLFKLTTFLICFYTALGYSQDVIQSKEPDYKSLEEVLKTFENQQQINFSYDVDAIKNIVLNIDEEKLSITSLQKAIELQTSYLLQKVDKNDYILIKNTRVIDICAVVIDAISKFELPHADILLNKKTIGVTDKKGIFKLQLNPSDTISISYLGYQNKTIKTSALTTNCDTIRLQPEIQSLGQVLVKEYLTGGIQKNQDASVNISTKKLRILPGLVEPDVLQSLQLLPGINSPTEDPAGLYIRGGTPGQNLVLWDGIKMYQSGHFFNQISTFNPFITKNVTVYRGGTSVRYGDRISGVVAIESDDDLLEKVQTGGGLNFTHVDAYLKVPLSKKIGFLLAGRRSTTDVYQNIAYNNLIRKVFQNTRSNIPDNGETSTSEERSREDDFSFSDSNFKILWKPNDNNTIKFSSIFAENRLDNNKTVIVPEANLEAKVQDILKIRNFGFSLNWDKKYLEGIHQNVNFYFSSYDQRYNNIETRTFGDDVTESLINNNKVQDIGGEYTVHFPLNKKQSLDIGYQFTYNQTEFETKNIFSDETGFEEGGSIIDGNGTNHTIYSEYKYKTSKTFINIGLRGSQVSNANSFFIEPRMFSSYELLDNFTLNTSAELKNQQLNNYLTYNSAFGTIPTLPVADNVWILSNNSSNNEDVNVPFIKVVKSAQFTLGALYTFKGWNFDLEGYYKKVTDISSLSDLVLDIAVPDDDETIIFYGKEERIGVDFLIKKRINNYRFWAGYSLSKTITSFPFVQNSYFDGSYDQRHVFNLSQTLEVNQFEFALGWNYASGRPFTKIFRDDNDLDGGVIDPRGINSSRFKPYHRLDASVTYRLPLSTSKNTNGMIGISLRNIYNRKNTISQGFRENQDENFNFYLEGYENKSLRFTPDFVLRFNF, encoded by the coding sequence GTGAGATTATTTAAACTAACTACATTTTTAATTTGTTTCTATACTGCTTTAGGTTATTCACAAGATGTGATTCAATCAAAAGAACCTGATTATAAATCTCTAGAAGAGGTACTAAAAACTTTTGAGAATCAACAACAAATAAATTTCTCCTATGATGTAGATGCTATAAAAAATATAGTATTAAATATAGATGAAGAAAAACTATCAATTACATCATTGCAAAAAGCAATAGAACTTCAGACTTCTTATCTACTACAAAAAGTAGATAAAAATGATTACATTCTAATTAAAAATACTAGAGTTATAGATATCTGCGCTGTTGTCATAGATGCGATTTCTAAATTCGAATTACCGCACGCAGATATACTTTTAAATAAGAAAACTATTGGTGTTACTGATAAAAAAGGAATTTTTAAATTACAACTTAATCCTTCCGATACTATCTCCATTTCATATCTAGGTTACCAAAACAAAACAATTAAAACTTCTGCGTTAACCACCAATTGCGACACTATTAGGCTACAACCGGAAATACAAAGTTTGGGACAAGTTTTAGTAAAGGAATACCTTACTGGAGGTATCCAAAAAAATCAAGATGCATCTGTAAATATATCCACAAAAAAACTTCGTATCCTTCCTGGACTTGTAGAACCAGATGTCTTACAAAGTTTGCAATTATTACCTGGTATTAACAGTCCTACAGAAGATCCCGCTGGATTATACATTCGTGGAGGAACACCAGGACAAAATTTAGTGCTTTGGGATGGAATTAAAATGTATCAGAGTGGTCATTTTTTTAACCAAATCTCTACTTTTAATCCATTTATTACCAAAAATGTAACTGTATATAGAGGTGGTACCAGTGTTCGTTATGGAGATAGAATATCTGGTGTGGTTGCTATAGAATCTGACGATGATCTTTTGGAAAAAGTACAAACTGGAGGAGGCCTTAATTTCACACATGTAGATGCATATTTAAAAGTCCCATTATCAAAAAAAATAGGGTTTTTACTGGCCGGTCGGAGATCAACAACAGATGTCTATCAAAATATAGCCTATAATAATCTAATAAGAAAGGTATTCCAGAATACGCGATCTAACATTCCGGATAATGGCGAAACATCAACATCAGAAGAACGTAGTAGAGAAGATGATTTTTCTTTTTCTGATAGCAATTTTAAAATTCTTTGGAAACCTAATGATAATAACACAATAAAGTTCAGTTCTATCTTCGCAGAAAATAGACTTGATAATAATAAAACTGTCATCGTCCCAGAAGCTAATCTTGAAGCGAAAGTTCAAGATATACTTAAAATCAGAAATTTTGGATTTAGTTTAAATTGGGATAAAAAATATCTTGAAGGTATACATCAAAATGTGAACTTCTATTTCTCATCTTATGATCAAAGATATAACAATATTGAAACTCGAACTTTTGGTGATGATGTAACAGAAAGTCTAATTAACAATAATAAGGTACAAGATATAGGAGGAGAATACACTGTACATTTCCCACTTAATAAAAAACAATCTTTAGATATTGGATATCAATTTACCTATAATCAAACAGAGTTTGAAACGAAAAACATTTTTTCTGATGAAACTGGGTTTGAGGAAGGAGGATCTATTATTGATGGAAATGGGACCAATCACACAATATATTCTGAATACAAATACAAGACTTCTAAAACATTTATAAATATTGGTTTGAGAGGATCACAAGTAAGTAACGCTAATTCATTTTTCATAGAACCACGTATGTTTTCTTCTTATGAATTATTGGATAACTTTACCCTCAACACTTCTGCAGAGCTAAAAAACCAACAACTTAATAACTATCTTACGTATAATAGTGCATTTGGAACAATTCCTACACTTCCTGTTGCTGATAATGTTTGGATTCTTTCTAATAACTCTTCAAATAATGAAGATGTAAATGTTCCTTTTATTAAAGTGGTAAAAAGTGCGCAATTTACGTTAGGAGCTCTATATACCTTCAAAGGCTGGAATTTTGACTTAGAAGGATATTACAAAAAAGTAACCGACATTTCTTCATTAAGTGATCTTGTACTAGATATAGCAGTTCCTGATGATGATGAAACTATTATTTTTTACGGAAAAGAAGAAAGAATTGGAGTTGATTTCTTAATAAAAAAAAGAATCAACAATTATAGATTTTGGGCTGGTTACTCACTAAGTAAAACCATTACATCATTTCCTTTTGTACAAAATTCATATTTTGATGGCAGTTATGATCAACGTCATGTGTTTAATCTTTCGCAGACCTTAGAAGTAAATCAATTTGAGTTTGCTTTGGGCTGGAATTATGCTTCTGGAAGGCCTTTTACTAAAATATTTAGAGACGATAACGACCTAGATGGTGGAGTTATTGACCCTAGAGGTATTAATTCTAGTCGATTTAAACCATATCATAGACTAGATGCCTCCGTGACCTACAGACTTCCTCTAAGTACATCAAAAAATACAAATGGAATGATTGGGATTTCACTAAGGAATATATATAACAGGAAAAACACCATTAGTCAGGGTTTTAGAGAAAATCAAGATGAGAATTTCAATTTTTATCTTGAGGGTTATGAAAATAAGTCTTTACGTTTTACTCCAGATTTTGTTCTTCGTTTTAATTTTTAA
- a CDS encoding FecR family protein gives MEKDNFLGRWLVNDISEEEKKEFENSKDYLAYKDILKGVDKFDRPVFDLDKGFKNQKEYNKRYKKSSGKKVIKLRPWLYAAAAAIVVLFGLRTIFFSTTEIYTEMAETKTLTLPDNSLVTLNADSSVEYDKRSFAETRIIHLKGEAFFDVAKGSSFTVKTKNGDVTVLGTEFNVYSRNEYIEVQCFEGKVQVSNSKETVILTPGKAIKSNSEGALSPNEIKGSKPSWMQGKSTFNQVTLQQLIQELERQYDIRITTNDIDTKRLFSGFFVHNDLDKALKTCFEPMNINYTVNNQKNISLKNK, from the coding sequence ATGGAAAAAGATAATTTTCTAGGAAGATGGCTGGTAAATGATATCTCTGAAGAGGAGAAGAAAGAATTCGAAAATTCAAAAGATTATCTTGCTTATAAAGATATTTTAAAAGGTGTTGACAAATTCGACCGCCCTGTTTTTGATCTCGATAAAGGATTTAAAAATCAAAAAGAATACAATAAAAGATACAAAAAGTCTTCTGGAAAGAAAGTAATTAAATTACGCCCATGGCTGTATGCAGCTGCAGCAGCTATAGTAGTTTTGTTTGGACTAAGAACAATATTCTTTTCAACTACAGAGATATATACGGAAATGGCAGAAACTAAAACCTTGACATTACCAGATAATTCATTGGTTACCTTAAATGCTGATTCTTCTGTTGAATATGACAAAAGATCTTTTGCCGAAACAAGGATTATCCACTTAAAAGGAGAAGCTTTTTTTGATGTAGCGAAGGGTTCTAGTTTTACCGTGAAAACTAAAAATGGAGATGTTACTGTATTAGGAACAGAATTCAATGTCTATTCTAGAAATGAGTATATAGAAGTACAGTGTTTTGAAGGCAAAGTACAAGTAAGTAACTCTAAAGAAACAGTAATTCTAACTCCTGGAAAAGCTATTAAATCTAATTCTGAAGGCGCATTATCTCCTAATGAAATCAAAGGATCTAAACCTAGTTGGATGCAGGGTAAAAGCACGTTTAATCAAGTTACTTTACAACAACTTATCCAAGAATTAGAAAGGCAGTATGACATTCGTATTACCACAAATGATATTGATACCAAACGCTTATTCTCTGGTTTCTTCGTACACAATGATCTTGATAAAGCGTTGAAAACTTGTTTTGAACCTATGAATATTAATTATACAGTCAATAATCAAAAAAATATATCGTTAAAAAATAAGTGA